From Daucus carota subsp. sativus chromosome 6, DH1 v3.0, whole genome shotgun sequence, the proteins below share one genomic window:
- the LOC108192814 gene encoding protein RADIALIS-like 4, protein MASSSVRDSLSTWTAEENKAFEKALAQFDRDTPERWQNIAELVGGGKTAEQVKEHYEVLLEDLRRIESGHVPIPSYQNTEISTANEDEEKRLLKYLCRFQ, encoded by the exons ATGGCTTCCAGTTCTGTAAGAGATAGTCTTTCAACATGGACAGCAGAAGAAAACAAAGCCTTTGAGAAAGCACTTGCTCAGTTCGATAGAGACACTCCTGAGCGGTGGCAGAACATAGCAGAGCTAGTTGGCGGTGGCAAAACCGCGGAACAAGTGAAGGAACATTATGAGGTTCTACTTGAAGATCTCCGCCGCATTGAGTCTGGCCATGTTCCTAtacctagttaccagaacactGAAATATCTACCGCcaatgaagatgaagaaaagaG GCTTTTGAAGTATCTCTGCAGGTTTCAGTGA